The Euphorbia lathyris chromosome 2, ddEupLath1.1, whole genome shotgun sequence genome includes a window with the following:
- the LOC136219720 gene encoding uncharacterized protein: MSAAVLELIQLVKTREVKLTPQEANVIAACESKAIRDYATSFLVSFTVLPVVLKATWKMGLFSTFCLSGGGASLIGDWAVRRSLAPCVDKILDMDGSQMQGVLANIILNKYQNDPWIMQRLYKRFYSEKVYDDTTADKPLLRWRYRNHYGDNGAPSQGTHDDDSQGYTHVSSHSASDGNKAHIKGNKVSVNPGADVMEDPLDSIFGSSAPEKKIFQPIGSTPTSRAHNRSHRRSHRRRRRMHLESLAMKHAQLQ, encoded by the exons ATGTCTGCAGCTGTACTCGAGCTCATACAATTAGTCAAAACCCGGGAG GTGAAACTAACGCCTCAAGAAGCAAATGTAATTGCAGCCTGCGAATCCAAGGCTATAAGGGATTATGCTACTAGCTTTCTTGTTAGCTTCACTGTATTACCAG TTGTTCTTAAAGCTACATGGAAGATGGGTTTATTTAGTACATTCTGCCTTTCAGGAG gaggtgCTAGTCTTATTGGAGATTGGGCTGTTCGTAGATCACTAGCTCCATGCGTTGATAAGATTCTTGACATGGATGGAAGTCAGATGCAGGGGGTGTTAGCAAATAT CATTCTGAACAAATACCAGAATGATCCTTGGATAATGCAACGTCTATACAAACGTTTCTATTCAGAGAAAGTTTATGATGATACAACCGCAGACAAACCATTATTAAGGTGGCGTTATCGAAATCACTATGGGGATAATGGTGCTCCTAGTCAAGGGACACATGACGATGACTCACAAGGTTATACACATGTGAGCTCCCACAGTGCTTCTGATGGCAACAAGGCACACATCAAAGGCAACAAAGTTTCA GTGAACCCTGGTGCTGATGTGATGGAAGATCCCCTAGATAGCATTTTCGGATCCAGTGCACCAGAGAAAAAAATCTTCCAGCCCATTGGCTCTACCCCAACTTCTAGAGCACATAACCGCAGCCACAGAAGATCTCACCGTAGGCGTCGGAGGATGCATCTTGAATCTCTTGCCATGAAACATGCACAGCTGCAGTAA